From Kingella potus, a single genomic window includes:
- the asd gene encoding archaetidylserine decarboxylase (Phosphatidylserine decarboxylase is synthesized as a single chain precursor. Generation of the pyruvoyl active site from a Ser is coupled to cleavage of a Gly-Ser bond between the larger (beta) and smaller (alpha chains). It is an integral membrane protein.): MSELRPYPKPSYPQRAKTALHYLLPQLAVTRAAGWLAERRWGVLTTLAVKAFAARYKVDMSEAEKSRAGDYASFNEFFIRPLKADARPIDANPAALCLPADGCVSEAGAIEAGRLIQAKGHSFSALELLAGDAALAAEFSDGLFLTTYLSPRDYHRVHMPCAATLRRMIYVPGELYSVNPFLAQHIPNLFARNERLICVFDTGFGSMVQILVGATVTASISTVWAGVVNPPRPQTVLQWLYPADGADAVKLEKGQEMGAFRLGSTVINLFPQGSVRLNDTLRPGAPVRMGALLGERAEAV; this comes from the coding sequence ATGTCCGAACTGCGCCCCTATCCCAAGCCGAGCTACCCGCAACGCGCCAAAACCGCCCTCCACTACCTCCTGCCCCAGCTTGCCGTTACCCGCGCCGCCGGCTGGCTGGCCGAACGCCGCTGGGGCGTGCTGACCACCCTTGCCGTCAAAGCCTTCGCCGCCCGCTACAAAGTCGATATGTCCGAAGCCGAAAAAAGCCGCGCCGGCGACTATGCCAGCTTCAACGAATTTTTCATCCGCCCGCTCAAAGCGGATGCCCGCCCGATTGATGCAAACCCCGCCGCCCTCTGCCTGCCCGCCGACGGCTGCGTCAGCGAAGCCGGAGCGATAGAGGCCGGCCGCCTCATCCAGGCCAAAGGACACAGCTTCTCCGCCCTCGAGCTCCTCGCCGGCGATGCCGCCCTCGCCGCCGAATTTTCAGACGGCCTCTTCCTCACGACTTACCTTTCCCCGCGCGACTACCACCGCGTCCATATGCCCTGCGCCGCCACCCTGCGCCGCATGATCTACGTTCCGGGCGAGCTTTATTCCGTCAATCCCTTTCTCGCGCAGCACATCCCCAACCTCTTCGCCCGCAACGAACGCCTCATCTGCGTGTTCGACACCGGCTTCGGCAGCATGGTGCAGATACTCGTCGGCGCCACCGTAACCGCCAGCATCAGCACCGTATGGGCGGGGGTTGTCAATCCCCCGCGTCCGCAAACCGTCCTGCAATGGCTCTATCCGGCCGACGGCGCGGATGCGGTCAAACTCGAAAAAGGACAGGAAATGGGCGCGTTCCGCCTCGGCTCCACCGTGATCAACCTTTTCCCGCAAGGCAGCGTCCGTCTCAACGACACCCTGCGCCCCGGCGCACCCGTCCGCATGGGTGCGCTGCTCGGCGAAAGGGCAGAGGCCGTCTGA
- the ubiM gene encoding 5-demethoxyubiquinol-8 5-hydroxylase UbiM, which translates to MSKHSDIVVVGAGPAGLSFARTLDGSGLSVTIVEKAPLESIANPAYDGREIALTHLSKEIMERLGIWQRVPEDEIYRLKDAKVWNGSSSYQLYFPQPTKARGGETDRLGNLISNHNIRRAAYEAVKGQENVNILSGVGVKEARTTDTQAYLTLDNGEELTARLLVAADSRFSQTRRQIGISADMHDFGRTVIVCRFKHEISNQHTAVEFFQYGRTLALLPLEEHLTNCVITIDSDKAGSLLALSPEEFAADLEKQLGFRLGKMEQAGTLHTYPLVGVHAGRFYAPRAALIGDAAVGMHPVTAHGFNLGLESADILGKLVVQAAQNGRDIGASSLLERYNAKHQINTRPLYHGTNAMVKLFTNEAAPAKLLRSLVLRVSNNLPPVKKLITRQLTG; encoded by the coding sequence ATGAGCAAGCACTCGGACATCGTCGTCGTCGGCGCAGGCCCGGCCGGACTGAGCTTCGCCCGCACGCTGGACGGCAGCGGCCTTTCCGTTACCATCGTGGAAAAAGCCCCTTTGGAAAGCATCGCAAACCCCGCCTACGACGGGCGCGAAATCGCGCTGACGCATTTGTCGAAGGAAATCATGGAGCGGCTGGGCATTTGGCAGCGCGTGCCGGAAGACGAAATCTACCGTCTCAAAGATGCGAAAGTGTGGAACGGCTCTTCGTCCTACCAGCTCTATTTCCCGCAGCCGACCAAGGCGCGCGGCGGCGAAACCGACCGGCTGGGCAACCTGATTTCCAACCACAACATCCGCCGTGCCGCCTATGAAGCGGTGAAAGGTCAGGAAAACGTAAACATCCTTTCCGGCGTGGGCGTGAAAGAAGCCCGCACCACCGACACCCAGGCCTACCTCACTTTGGACAACGGCGAAGAGCTGACCGCCCGCCTCCTGGTTGCCGCCGACAGCCGCTTTTCGCAAACCCGCCGCCAGATTGGCATTTCCGCCGATATGCACGACTTCGGGCGCACCGTCATCGTCTGCCGTTTCAAACACGAAATCTCCAACCAACACACCGCCGTCGAATTTTTCCAATACGGCCGCACCCTCGCCCTGCTGCCGTTGGAAGAGCACCTGACCAACTGCGTCATCACCATCGACAGCGACAAAGCCGGCAGCCTGCTCGCACTCAGCCCCGAAGAATTTGCCGCCGACCTTGAAAAACAGCTCGGCTTCAGGCTGGGCAAAATGGAACAGGCCGGCACCCTGCACACCTACCCGCTGGTGGGCGTACACGCCGGCCGCTTCTACGCCCCACGCGCCGCCCTGATCGGCGATGCCGCCGTCGGTATGCACCCCGTAACCGCCCACGGCTTCAACCTCGGCCTCGAAAGCGCGGACATTCTCGGCAAACTCGTCGTGCAGGCCGCGCAAAACGGCCGCGACATCGGCGCGTCCTCCCTGCTCGAACGCTACAATGCCAAACACCAGATCAATACCCGCCCGCTTTACCACGGCACCAACGCCATGGTGAAGCTCTTTACCAACGAAGCCGCCCCCGCCAAGCTCCTGCGCAGCCTCGTCCTGCGCGTCAGCAACAACCTGCCGCCGGTGAAAAAACTGATTACCCGCCAGCTCACAGGCTGA
- the metK gene encoding methionine adenosyltransferase, translating to MSEYLFTSESVSEGHPDKVADQISDAILDAVLAQDPAARVAAETLVNTGLCVLAGEITTHAHVDYIKVARDTIARIGYNDPALCFDAKGCAVGVYYDQQSPDIAQGVNEGEGLDLEQGAGDQGLMFGYACDETPTLMPFAIYYSHRLMQRQSELRRDGSLPWLRPDAKAQITAVYDSETGKVKRIDTVVLSTQHDPEIGHEELEKQVIEQIIKPVLPPEMLTGQTKYLINPTGKFVIGGPHGDCGLTGRKIIVDTYGGAAPHGGGAFSGKDPSKVDRSAAYACRYVAKNIVAAGLATQCQIQISYAIGIAEPTSIAIDTFGTGKISEEKLIALVREHFDLRPKGIVKMLDLLRPIYSKTAAYGHFGREEPEFTWERTDKAAALKAAAGL from the coding sequence ATGAGCGAATACCTGTTTACCTCCGAATCCGTTTCCGAAGGCCATCCCGACAAAGTGGCCGACCAAATCTCCGATGCCATTCTTGATGCCGTATTGGCGCAAGACCCCGCCGCCCGCGTGGCCGCCGAAACGCTGGTCAACACCGGCCTGTGCGTGCTGGCCGGCGAAATTACCACACATGCCCACGTCGACTACATCAAAGTCGCCCGCGACACCATCGCCCGCATCGGCTACAACGACCCCGCGCTGTGTTTTGATGCCAAAGGCTGCGCCGTCGGCGTGTACTACGACCAACAATCGCCCGACATCGCCCAAGGCGTGAACGAAGGCGAGGGGCTGGATTTGGAACAAGGCGCGGGCGACCAGGGTCTGATGTTCGGCTACGCCTGCGACGAAACCCCCACGCTGATGCCCTTTGCCATCTATTACAGCCACCGCCTGATGCAGCGGCAGAGCGAACTGCGCCGCGACGGCAGCCTGCCGTGGCTGCGCCCCGATGCCAAAGCGCAGATTACCGCCGTGTACGACAGCGAAACCGGCAAAGTCAAACGCATCGACACCGTTGTCCTTTCCACCCAGCACGACCCCGAAATCGGCCATGAAGAGCTGGAAAAACAGGTTATCGAGCAGATTATCAAGCCCGTACTGCCGCCCGAAATGCTCACCGGACAAACCAAATACCTGATTAACCCGACAGGCAAATTCGTCATCGGCGGCCCGCACGGCGACTGCGGCTTAACCGGCCGCAAAATCATCGTCGATACCTACGGCGGCGCAGCCCCGCACGGCGGCGGCGCATTCTCCGGCAAAGACCCGAGCAAAGTCGACCGCTCCGCCGCCTACGCCTGCCGCTATGTCGCCAAAAACATCGTTGCCGCCGGCCTGGCCACCCAGTGCCAAATCCAGATTTCCTACGCCATCGGCATCGCCGAGCCGACCTCGATTGCCATCGACACTTTCGGCACAGGCAAAATCAGCGAAGAAAAACTGATTGCCCTGGTGCGCGAACATTTCGACCTGCGCCCCAAAGGCATCGTCAAAATGCTCGACCTTTTGCGCCCGATTTACAGCAAAACCGCCGCCTACGGCCACTTCGGCCGCGAAGAGCCGGAATTTACCTGGGAGCGCACCGACAAAGCCGCCGCCCTCAAAGCCGCTGCGGGGCTGTAA
- the xseB gene encoding exodeoxyribonuclease VII small subunit: protein MKKAPKTFEEALKRLEALTESMQNADLPLEDALAAYQEGSTLLKYCRDKLAEAEQKLHILDSDGLIKEFAPDEQ from the coding sequence ATGAAAAAAGCCCCCAAAACCTTTGAAGAAGCCCTCAAACGCCTCGAAGCCCTGACCGAGTCCATGCAAAACGCCGACCTGCCCCTCGAAGACGCGCTGGCCGCCTATCAGGAAGGCAGCACCCTGCTCAAATACTGCCGCGACAAACTGGCCGAAGCCGAGCAGAAACTGCACATCCTCGATTCAGACGGCCTCATCAAGGAATTTGCCCCCGATGAACAATAA
- a CDS encoding tyrosine-type recombinase/integrase: MTPAEFLSRREAYLETLRQRNRSPHTLAASRRDLAQLAELMPDHARPVSRQDFAAALKKLSQRGTGERSMARKLSVWRQYAGYLVHTGLLEANPAASLKAPKAPQLLPKAVDAEPLNTLFDRAPADDALALRDLALFELLYGSGLRVAEAQGLDVDDVLIDEGWAAVRGKGGRHRQVPLTGKSAAALRAYLPQRTAAAGETALFTNRSGRRLGIRQIQNRLRDWAVENGSPQHLSPHMLRHSYASHLLQSCGNIRAVQELLGHADLSATQIYTKLDFARMAEAYDRAHPRAKRKK, from the coding sequence ATGACCCCCGCCGAATTTCTCTCCCGCCGCGAAGCCTATCTCGAAACCCTGCGGCAGCGGAACCGCTCGCCGCACACCCTCGCCGCCAGCCGCCGCGACCTCGCCCAGCTTGCCGAACTGATGCCCGACCACGCCCGTCCCGTCAGCCGACAAGACTTTGCCGCCGCGCTGAAAAAGCTGTCGCAGCGCGGCACGGGCGAACGCAGCATGGCGCGCAAACTCTCCGTCTGGCGGCAGTATGCCGGCTATCTCGTGCACACCGGCCTGCTCGAAGCCAATCCCGCAGCTTCTCTGAAAGCCCCCAAAGCCCCGCAGCTTCTGCCCAAAGCCGTCGATGCCGAGCCGCTCAACACGCTGTTTGACCGCGCTCCGGCCGATGACGCGCTCGCCCTGCGCGACCTTGCCCTGTTCGAGCTGCTCTACGGCAGCGGCCTGCGCGTGGCCGAAGCGCAGGGGCTGGATGTGGACGACGTGCTGATCGACGAAGGCTGGGCGGCGGTGCGCGGCAAAGGCGGCAGACACCGCCAAGTGCCGCTCACCGGCAAAAGTGCCGCCGCCCTCCGCGCCTATCTGCCGCAGCGCACCGCCGCCGCCGGCGAAACCGCCCTGTTTACCAACCGCAGCGGCCGCCGTCTCGGCATCCGCCAAATCCAAAACCGCCTGCGCGACTGGGCGGTGGAAAACGGCAGCCCGCAGCATTTGAGCCCGCATATGCTGCGCCACAGCTATGCCAGCCATCTTTTGCAGTCGTGCGGCAACATCCGCGCCGTGCAGGAGCTGCTCGGCCATGCCGACCTTTCCGCCACGCAGATTTACACCAAACTCGATTTCGCCCGCATGGCCGAAGCCTACGACCGCGCCCATCCGCGTGCGAAACGGAAAAAATAG
- the msrAB gene encoding bifunctional peptide-methionine (S)-S-oxide reductase MsrA/peptide-methionine (R)-S-oxide reductase MsrB yields MDKFWKPVFIAAAAAAGVAFFIPHSGAAQAAPVPQMLAQLQDPQGRPAPRLDKNKPTLVKFWASWCPLCLSELGHTEKWTQDKRFQAANLITVASPGFLGEKKDGDFQKWYAGLNYPKLPVVADNGGTIAQSLNVRVYPSWAVLDKNGNVARIVKGSINEAQALALIDNPEADIGRLKTQFNTQDKAKVKPMNTKTIYLAGGCFWGLEAYFQRIDGVADAVSGYANGGTKNPSYQDVINNSGHAETVKVTYDADKLSLDDILQYYFRVIDPTSLNKQGNDRGIQYRTGVYYTDPAEKAVIEKAFAREQKKYSQPVVVENQPLQNFYEAEEYHQDYLIKNPNGYCHIDIRKADEPLPGKAAPQGKGFNAASYHKPSDEELRRRLTREQYEVTQHAATEYAFSHEYDHLFKPGIYVDIVSGEPLFSSADKYDSGCGWPSFTKPIEAAAVTEHSDTSYNMVRTEVRSRAADSHLGHVFPDGPKDKGGLRYCINGASLKFVPLAEMDAAGYGALKNTVK; encoded by the coding sequence ATGGACAAATTTTGGAAACCCGTTTTCATTGCCGCTGCGGCCGCTGCCGGTGTGGCGTTTTTCATCCCGCACAGCGGGGCGGCGCAGGCCGCGCCCGTGCCGCAGATGCTCGCGCAGCTTCAAGATCCGCAGGGCCGTCCCGCCCCCCGTTTGGACAAAAACAAACCGACGCTGGTGAAATTTTGGGCAAGCTGGTGTCCGCTGTGCCTGTCCGAACTCGGCCACACCGAAAAATGGACGCAGGACAAGCGTTTCCAAGCGGCCAACCTGATTACCGTGGCCTCGCCCGGCTTTCTCGGCGAGAAAAAAGACGGCGACTTCCAAAAATGGTATGCCGGCCTCAATTATCCCAAGCTGCCCGTGGTCGCCGACAACGGCGGCACGATTGCCCAAAGCCTCAATGTCCGCGTGTACCCCTCGTGGGCGGTGCTCGACAAAAACGGCAATGTCGCCCGCATTGTCAAAGGCAGCATCAACGAAGCGCAGGCACTGGCCTTAATCGACAATCCCGAAGCCGACATAGGCCGTCTGAAAACACAGTTCAACACCCAAGACAAAGCGAAAGTGAAACCCATGAATACCAAAACCATCTATCTGGCCGGCGGCTGCTTTTGGGGCTTGGAAGCCTATTTCCAACGCATCGACGGCGTGGCCGACGCGGTGTCGGGCTACGCCAACGGCGGCACGAAAAACCCAAGCTATCAGGATGTAATCAACAACAGCGGCCACGCCGAAACGGTAAAAGTTACCTACGATGCGGACAAATTAAGCCTCGACGACATACTGCAATACTACTTCCGCGTCATCGACCCCACCAGCCTCAACAAACAGGGCAACGACCGGGGCATCCAATACCGTACCGGCGTGTACTACACCGACCCTGCCGAAAAAGCCGTGATTGAAAAAGCCTTCGCACGCGAGCAGAAAAAATACAGCCAGCCCGTCGTTGTAGAAAACCAGCCGCTGCAAAATTTCTACGAAGCCGAGGAATACCATCAGGACTACCTGATTAAAAACCCCAACGGCTACTGCCACATCGACATCCGCAAAGCCGACGAACCGCTGCCGGGCAAAGCCGCACCGCAAGGCAAAGGCTTCAACGCCGCAAGCTACCACAAACCATCCGACGAAGAACTGCGCCGCCGCCTCACCCGCGAGCAATACGAAGTAACCCAGCACGCGGCCACCGAATACGCGTTCAGCCACGAATACGACCACCTGTTCAAACCCGGCATTTATGTGGACATCGTCAGTGGCGAACCCCTGTTCAGCTCTGCCGACAAGTACGACTCCGGTTGCGGCTGGCCGAGCTTCACCAAACCCATCGAAGCCGCCGCCGTTACCGAACACAGCGACACGAGCTACAACATGGTGCGCACCGAAGTACGCAGCCGCGCCGCCGATTCCCACCTCGGCCATGTGTTTCCCGACGGCCCCAAAGACAAAGGCGGCCTGCGCTACTGCATCAACGGCGCAAGCCTGAAATTCGTCCCGCTTGCCGAGATGGACGCGGCAGGCTACGGCGCATTGAAAAACACGGTGAAATAA
- a CDS encoding TlpA disulfide reductase family protein — MKSAAFAAALLLACTALSAADLAAFPDGKARDFPELKAPVRVVNFWGSYCKPCVKEMPEMSAWFKKQKKGSVDLVGIAVDRKENIAAFLQKTPVSYPVWLYTGSDSRSFMKAHGNTVGALPFTTVEAVKCGKREAILGGVDAKKLDEAVKKVSAACK, encoded by the coding sequence ATGAAATCCGCCGCCTTCGCCGCCGCGCTGCTGCTTGCCTGCACCGCGCTTTCCGCCGCCGATCTGGCCGCCTTCCCCGACGGCAAAGCCCGTGATTTTCCCGAGCTGAAAGCCCCCGTGCGCGTGGTCAATTTCTGGGGCTCGTACTGCAAACCCTGCGTAAAGGAAATGCCGGAAATGTCGGCATGGTTTAAAAAACAGAAAAAAGGCAGCGTCGATTTGGTGGGCATCGCCGTGGACAGGAAGGAAAACATCGCCGCCTTTCTGCAAAAAACGCCCGTGTCCTACCCCGTGTGGCTCTACACCGGCAGCGACAGCCGCAGCTTTATGAAGGCACACGGCAACACCGTGGGCGCATTGCCCTTTACCACCGTCGAGGCGGTGAAATGCGGCAAACGCGAGGCCATCCTCGGCGGCGTGGACGCGAAAAAGCTGGACGAGGCGGTGAAAAAAGTGTCCGCCGCGTGCAAATAA
- the mscL gene encoding large conductance mechanosensitive channel protein MscL, producing MSIKQEFRDFIMRGNVVDLAVGMVVGTAFSGIVKSLVDDVIMPPIGLLIGGVDFSNLFITLKDGASVPDGGYASLAAAKAAGAVTLNIGLFINSIISFLIIASAIFAVVKALNTLKSKVESHADDALAEPSEEVLLLRDIRDALKK from the coding sequence ATGTCAATCAAACAAGAATTTAGAGACTTCATCATGCGCGGCAACGTCGTCGATCTGGCGGTGGGTATGGTAGTGGGCACGGCCTTCTCCGGCATCGTCAAATCGCTGGTGGACGATGTCATCATGCCCCCCATCGGCCTGCTGATCGGCGGCGTGGACTTCTCCAACCTATTCATCACCCTGAAAGACGGAGCCTCCGTTCCCGACGGCGGCTATGCCTCCCTGGCCGCCGCCAAAGCTGCCGGTGCGGTTACCCTCAATATCGGCCTGTTCATCAACAGCATCATCAGCTTCCTCATCATCGCCTCGGCCATTTTCGCCGTGGTCAAAGCCCTCAACACCCTGAAAAGCAAAGTCGAAAGCCATGCCGACGACGCACTCGCCGAGCCTTCCGAAGAAGTGCTGCTGCTGCGCGACATCCGCGACGCGCTGAAAAAATAA
- a CDS encoding YdcF family protein → MNGAQRFFRRPRILWGSLWRGFVCSVLLVLLFFAWCGWSVYRTGQAVLPADYAGDAAVVLGAAAWDSRPSPVFRERINHAVGLYRGGRVRKLVFTGGAVKKGFMSEGEVGRRYALKQGVPAEDILSENKSRTTYENLAYLRAPLREAGLRKIVIVSDPPHLARAAAVARDLGLDAEVSPTPTTRYAEGGSRFKFQLRETMLLAGYYFWRGGRAVMVFFGFGR, encoded by the coding sequence ATGAACGGCGCACAACGTTTTTTCAGACGGCCGCGCATCTTGTGGGGCAGCCTGTGGCGCGGCTTTGTTTGCAGCGTGCTGCTGGTGCTGCTGTTTTTCGCCTGGTGCGGATGGAGCGTCTACCGCACGGGACAGGCGGTGCTGCCTGCGGATTATGCGGGCGATGCGGCGGTGGTGCTGGGTGCGGCGGCGTGGGATTCCCGCCCTTCGCCCGTGTTCCGCGAACGCATCAACCACGCCGTCGGCCTCTATCGCGGCGGGCGCGTGCGCAAGCTGGTGTTTACCGGCGGCGCGGTGAAAAAAGGCTTTATGAGCGAGGGCGAAGTGGGGCGGCGTTACGCACTCAAACAGGGCGTGCCCGCCGAAGACATCCTGTCGGAAAACAAGTCGCGCACCACCTATGAAAACCTGGCCTATCTGCGTGCGCCGCTGCGCGAAGCGGGTTTGCGCAAAATCGTTATCGTCAGCGACCCGCCCCATCTGGCCCGCGCCGCCGCCGTGGCGCGCGATCTCGGGCTGGACGCGGAAGTATCGCCCACGCCCACCACACGCTACGCCGAAGGCGGCAGCCGCTTCAAATTCCAACTGCGCGAAACCATGCTGCTGGCAGGCTACTATTTCTGGCGCGGCGGCCGCGCGGTGATGGTGTTTTTCGGCTTCGGCAGATAA
- the arsC gene encoding arsenate reductase (glutaredoxin) (This arsenate reductase requires both glutathione and glutaredoxin to convert arsenate to arsenite, after which the efflux transporter formed by ArsA and ArsB can extrude the arsenite from the cell, providing resistance.) — MNVTLYHNPRCSKSRAAAEWLAEQGVATHIVRYLDRPLDAAALRDLAGRLGLSDVRGMMRTKDDLYRSLDLDGADNEALIAALAAHPALLERPIAVIGAKAAIGRPLENIAALLRQEQAV; from the coding sequence ATGAACGTAACCCTCTACCACAACCCCCGCTGTTCCAAATCCCGCGCCGCCGCCGAATGGCTGGCGGAGCAGGGCGTGGCAACCCACATCGTGCGTTATCTCGACCGGCCTCTGGATGCCGCCGCCCTGCGCGATTTGGCAGGCAGGCTCGGCCTGTCCGACGTGCGCGGCATGATGCGTACGAAAGACGATCTCTACCGCAGCCTGGATTTGGACGGCGCGGACAACGAAGCCCTGATCGCCGCCCTTGCCGCCCATCCCGCGCTGCTGGAACGGCCGATTGCCGTGATCGGCGCAAAAGCCGCCATCGGCCGCCCTTTGGAAAACATCGCCGCGCTTTTACGGCAGGAGCAGGCCGTCTGA
- a CDS encoding alpha/beta hydrolase, translating to MKRLLPALALLPALAAAATPVNPEVYRRADTSVLTAAHTGYTFRTLDMADAAGQPYRIFVGIPSAPPPAAGYPALYALDGNAVLEYLDADTLRSLPNPPLLVLAGYPTALRFDTARRAYDYTPPDENGQSMADPLSEGRRNGGAPALLDFIEHSLRPQIAAIAKTDPQRQTLWGHSYGGLFVFYTLFEKPHTFTHYAAADPALWWHSGQMLHRAERALRQDGVLTDRSVRIDKSGAQEQKQPADAQQAAMLARRAAALRAVPPDAAAQLAAKLRPHTRDTAYHAYPEATHGRLFGLSFKQTLADTAR from the coding sequence ATGAAACGCCTGCTCCCCGCACTCGCCCTGCTGCCCGCGCTGGCCGCCGCCGCAACGCCCGTCAATCCCGAAGTCTACCGCCGCGCCGACACCTCCGTACTCACAGCCGCCCACACCGGCTACACCTTCCGCACCCTCGACATGGCCGACGCGGCCGGGCAGCCCTACCGCATCTTCGTCGGCATCCCATCCGCCCCGCCGCCCGCCGCAGGCTATCCCGCCCTCTACGCCCTCGACGGCAATGCCGTACTCGAATACCTGGACGCAGACACATTGCGCAGTTTGCCAAACCCGCCGCTGCTGGTGTTGGCGGGCTATCCCACCGCGCTGCGTTTCGACACCGCCCGCCGCGCCTACGACTACACCCCGCCCGACGAAAACGGACAAAGCATGGCCGACCCGCTCTCAGAAGGCCGCCGCAACGGCGGCGCACCCGCGCTGCTCGACTTCATCGAACACAGCCTGCGCCCGCAAATCGCCGCCATCGCCAAAACCGACCCGCAGCGGCAAACCCTGTGGGGACACTCCTACGGCGGCCTGTTCGTCTTCTACACCCTGTTTGAAAAACCGCACACCTTCACACATTACGCCGCCGCCGACCCCGCCCTCTGGTGGCACAGCGGCCAAATGCTGCACCGCGCCGAACGCGCCCTGCGGCAGGACGGAGTCTTAACCGATCGCAGCGTGCGCATCGACAAGAGCGGCGCACAGGAACAAAAACAGCCGGCCGATGCGCAGCAGGCCGCCATGCTCGCCCGCCGTGCCGCCGCCCTGCGCGCCGTACCGCCCGATGCCGCCGCACAACTCGCCGCAAAGCTGCGTCCGCATACGCGCGACACCGCCTACCATGCCTATCCCGAAGCCACCCACGGCCGCCTGTTCGGCCTGTCCTTCAAACAAACTTTGGCCGACACGGCGCGTTGA
- a CDS encoding polyprenyl synthetase family protein has translation MNNKQTEHWQIRAQAQTELLLERLMPSENDTPQDLHRAMRYAVLGGGKRLRPLLVLAASEIGQADPAAVGQAMAAVELVHAYSLVHDDMPAMDNDSLRRGKPTCHIAYGEAAALLAGDALQTLAFDILARPAALPAARQLEMLATLARATGSLGMAGGQAVDLSSVGKTLTQEGLEQMHRLKTGALIRAAVRLGGLACADLDDTALHSLDSYAAHLGLAFQVIDDVLDCSADTATLGKTAGKDAQHGKPTYVSLMGAAAAEQYAETLVSAAVSALAPFGSRADKLRSLAQFVTARKN, from the coding sequence ATGAACAATAAGCAAACCGAACACTGGCAGATACGGGCGCAGGCGCAGACCGAGCTGCTACTCGAACGCCTGATGCCCTCCGAAAACGACACGCCGCAAGACCTCCACCGCGCCATGCGTTACGCCGTACTCGGCGGCGGCAAACGCCTGCGCCCCCTGCTGGTGCTGGCCGCCTCCGAAATCGGACAGGCCGATCCTGCCGCCGTCGGGCAGGCCATGGCCGCCGTCGAACTCGTCCACGCCTACTCCCTCGTCCACGACGATATGCCCGCCATGGACAACGACAGCCTGCGGCGCGGCAAACCCACCTGCCATATCGCCTACGGCGAAGCCGCCGCCCTGTTGGCCGGCGACGCGCTGCAAACCCTGGCCTTCGACATCCTCGCCCGTCCCGCCGCCCTGCCTGCGGCACGGCAGCTTGAAATGCTGGCCACCCTCGCCCGCGCCACCGGCAGCCTCGGCATGGCGGGCGGGCAGGCGGTAGACCTGTCCAGCGTCGGCAAAACGCTGACGCAGGAGGGTCTCGAACAAATGCACCGCCTCAAAACCGGCGCACTCATCCGCGCCGCCGTCCGCCTCGGCGGCCTTGCCTGTGCCGACTTGGACGACACCGCCCTGCACAGCCTCGACAGCTATGCCGCGCACCTCGGCCTCGCCTTCCAAGTGATCGACGACGTGCTGGACTGTTCCGCCGACACCGCCACCCTCGGCAAAACCGCCGGCAAAGACGCGCAGCACGGCAAGCCCACCTACGTTTCCCTGATGGGAGCGGCAGCCGCCGAGCAATACGCCGAAACGCTGGTATCCGCCGCCGTGTCCGCCCTCGCCCCCTTCGGCAGCCGTGCCGACAAGCTGCGCAGCCTCGCGCAATTCGTTACCGCGCGGAAAAACTGA